Proteins encoded in a region of the Pseudomonas denitrificans (nom. rej.) genome:
- a CDS encoding putative glycolipid-binding domain-containing protein — MRTLDWEGIWHAPTASWESLQLGELRAESQLRAIDEAGGPSYQLDYQLDWDDQWRLREALFSVESAHGTHQLHLLTDGEGHWQNAEGVSLKDLEGCVDIDIWPSPFTNTFPIRRLHLADGERRELAVVYLEAPKLKPARMRQGYTRVDSHHYLYENLEGTDFRALLSVDDDGLVIDYPTLFRRV, encoded by the coding sequence ATGCGCACGCTCGACTGGGAAGGCATCTGGCACGCGCCGACGGCCAGCTGGGAATCGCTGCAACTGGGCGAGCTGCGCGCCGAGAGCCAGTTGCGTGCCATCGATGAAGCGGGCGGGCCGTCCTATCAGCTCGATTACCAGCTGGATTGGGACGACCAATGGCGTCTGCGGGAAGCGCTTTTCAGCGTGGAAAGCGCACACGGCACGCATCAGTTGCACCTGCTGACCGATGGCGAAGGCCACTGGCAGAACGCTGAGGGCGTGTCACTGAAAGACCTGGAGGGCTGCGTGGACATCGACATCTGGCCGTCGCCCTTCACCAATACCTTCCCCATCCGCCGCCTGCACCTGGCCGACGGCGAGCGCCGCGAGCTGGCGGTGGTCTACCTGGAGGCTCCGAAGCTCAAGCCGGCACGGATGCGCCAGGGCTATACACGGGTCGATTCCCATCACTATCTGTACGAGAACCTCGAAGGCACCGATTTCAGGGCGCTGTTGAGCGTGGATGACGATGGCCTGGTGATCGATTACC
- a CDS encoding MmcQ/YjbR family DNA-binding protein translates to MTPQQIARFCLELPGAREDIKWGSNRVFSVAGNKMFAILDFLDSGHGALAFKVGPELFLGYVDRPGIRPAPYLARAFWISMQRPYPMGDAELREALIRSHQLVVARLPKRQRLGLVLETS, encoded by the coding sequence ATGACGCCGCAACAGATCGCCCGCTTCTGCCTGGAACTTCCCGGCGCCCGCGAAGACATCAAGTGGGGCAGCAACCGCGTGTTCTCGGTGGCCGGCAACAAGATGTTCGCCATCCTCGACTTTCTCGACAGCGGCCACGGCGCTCTGGCCTTCAAGGTCGGCCCGGAGCTGTTCCTGGGCTACGTCGACCGTCCCGGCATCCGCCCGGCGCCCTATCTGGCGCGAGCCTTCTGGATTTCCATGCAACGCCCCTACCCCATGGGCGACGCCGAATTGCGCGAAGCGCTGATCCGCTCGCACCAGCTGGTGGTCGCCCGCCTGCCCAAGCGCCAACGCCTGGGCCTCGTGCTGGAGACTTCCTGA